Genomic DNA from Candidatus Koribacter versatilis Ellin345:
CGCCGCTGCCGTTCGATGACGCGCTACCGGTACGGGCCAGCCCCAGGATCGCTCGTGCTGCGAGGCGCTTCAAATTGCGCGAGTCCATCGGGGCGTCGGTGGCTACGACGATCATGCACGAGCCATCAGCGCGGTCTCTTCCATTACCGGCCTTTTGCAGCTCTTCGCGCAGGTAGTACTGGCCAAGTTCCTGCCCTACCGGTGCGCCTGCGATGGTCAGCACGCCGCCGAAATTCGTCTGCACCAGCACCCCGACGGTGTAGCCGCCAAGGTTCGCCGGCAATCGTCGCGACGCCGTGCCAATGCCGCCCTTCCATCCGAACGCCACGGTTCCGGTGCCCGCTCCAACGGCGCCTTCTGCGACCGGGCCGCCCTTTGCGCTCTTGATCGCGGCAAATACATCGTCCGGCGAAACGTGGCGTCCGCGGATGTCGTTCAAATAGCCGTCGTTGGTTTCACCGACCACCGGATTGAACGAGAGCACGTCTTCGTTCCCGGGCAAGCCGATCATGTACGTGGTCAGCGCATCGGCGACCTGCGAAACACTCGTTGTGTTGGTCAGCAGCACCGGCCCTTCGATCTCGCCGAGTTCCTCTACCTGTGTAGAGCCAGTCATCTTGCCGTAGCCGTTCCCCACGAACACCGCGCCGGGCACCTTCTCGCGATAAAGATTGCCTGCGTGCGGCAGGATCGCGGTCACGCCGGTGCGAATGTTGTCGCCGCGGATGATGGTCGTCTGGCCAACCAGCACTCCATCCACATCGGTAATGGCGTTGAGCGGTCCACGCGGAAGCACGCCGACGTTGATTCCCAGGTCAGCGGCGCGGGGCCGTTCGTTCGAGGTTTGGTTCTGGGCGATGCCGAGGGCGCTTAGGAGAGTGAGAGCAGTCGCGAGCACGACTTTATGCATGGCGAAGAATTATAGAGGCGTCTGGGTCTACTCGTGCTTCGCGATCAATTCCGGCAGCTCTCGCATATCGTCGAATGCATGGAAAGCGCCAGCATTGAGCAATGCTTCTGCGTGGCCAGGAGAGCAGTGCGAGCCACCGAAGAACCCCAACACGCGCATACCGGCCCGCAGAGCAGCGCGAACTCCTGGCACACTGTCTTCCACCACGAGGCAGTTCAGCGGACTCGCCTTCATCCAGCCCGCCGCCAGGATAAAAACGTCTGGCTCCGGCTTTCCGCGCGCCACCATCTTCGCGCTCACCACGTTCGGCGCGAACCGCTCATACAGCCCGATCGCACTCAATCCGACCCGCAGCGTTTCCGGAGAGCTGCTCGATGCAACACAAATCGGCATGGTCAGTGAATTGACCGCCTCCACCACTCCGCTTACGGCCGTGAGCGAGGTGGCGTAAGCCTCCGCTCGCCGTTCTCTTACGGCTTTCCGAAACGAATCCGGAATCGGCTGGCGCCATTCATTCTCAATTTCCGCTTCCATCTCGCGCGCCGTCCGGCCAATGAATCGGCGAATCACATCTTCCGTGCTGATCGTATAGCCGATTTTCGTCAGCTCTTCGGCGGCGATCCTGCAGGCGACAACCTCACTGTCAATCAGCACTCCGTCGCAGTCGAAAATAACGGCATCGAGCATCGGAGACTACTCGACGGTTACAGACTTCGCCAAGTTTCGCGGTTGGTCTACATCGCAACCACGTCGTACCGCGATGTGATATGCAAGCAATTGCAGCGGCACGATCTCGAGGATCGGCGAGAGCAACTCTGGGACTTCCGGCAGGAAGACCACGTGGTCGGCGTGGTCCGCGATGTGCGGATCACCTTCCGTCGCCACGGCGATCACGGTCCCGCTGCGTGCCTTTACTTCCTGAAGGTTGGAAATCGTCTTCTCGTACTTCAGGACAGAGTTCGCGTCGCGGGTGTCCTGCGTCGCGATGATAACGACAGGAAGATTTTCGTCAATCAGCGCGTTGGGGCCGTGCTTCATCTCCCCCGCCGGATAGCCTTCGGCGTGGATGTACGAGATTTCCTTCAGCTTCAATGCGCCTTCCAGCGCGATCGGATAGTGAATGCCGCGGCCAAGGAAAAGGAAATCGCTGGCGCGGTGGTATTTCTTGGCGAGCTCTTCGGTCTCGGCGTCGAGCTTCAGGACGTGCTCCAGCTTGCCGGGAAGCTGTGCTAACTCTTCCATGTATTTTCGCGCGTCGTCGTAGCTGATCTTGCCGCGAACTTCCGCCATGTGCAGCGTGATCAGGAACAGCGCGGTCAGCTGCGCGGTGAACGCCTTCGTTGAAGCCACACCGATTTCAGGCCCGGCATGCGTGTACACGGTTCCAGCGGCTTCGCGCGCAATCATCGAGCCCACCACGTTGCAGACGGCCAGCGTCTTCGAGCCTTTAGCTTTCGACTCGCGCTGTGCTGCGATTGTGTCGGCAGTTTCGCCCGACTGCGTAATCAAAATCGTGAGATCGTTCGGACCGACGAGCGGATCGCGATAGCGATATTCGCTGGCGTAATCCACTTCCACCCGAATTTTCGCCAGGCGCTCAAGCATGAACTTCGCCGCCAGTCCGGCATGCCAGCTTGTGCCGCAGGCCGTGATGTACACCTGTTCGAAGCGGCGGAAATCGTCGGCGGTGATTTGCATCTCGTCGAGGAAGATCTTGCCGGTATCGAGCGAAATGCGGCCCAGCGTGGTGTCGCGGACAGCACGCGGCTGCTCATAAATTTCCTTGAGCATGAAGTGCTTGAAGCCGCCTTTTTCCGCCTGGATCGGGTCCCACGTCACGCGTTGCGGCTTGCGCTCGAGCACGTTGCCGTCGAAGTCGGTGACTTTTACGCCGTTGGGCGTGATGACCGCGAGATCGCCGTCGTGAAGGAAGAACATGTTGCGCGTGTGGTGAAGGATCGCCGGGACATCCGAGGCGACAAAGAATTCGTCCTCGCCCAGGCCAATCACTGCCGGTGGCCCGTTGCGCGCCGCGACAATCTTGTTCGGCTCATCCGACGAAATCACCGAGACTGCAAACACGCCGGTGAGCTGCCGCACGGCTTTGCGCACTGCGTCTTCCAGCGCAACGTGCTCCCCGATGAAATATTTCTCGATCAGGTGCGCGATGATTTCGGTATCGGTCTCAGTCACGAATTTGTGCCCATCGGCGATGAGCTGCTTCTTCAGCGTGACGTAATTCTCGACGATGCCGTTGTGCACGACGACGATGCGGCCGGTGCAATCACGATGCGGGTGCGCATTCTCTTCCGTCGGACGGCCGTGCGTGGCCCAGCGGGTGTGACCGATGCCGTAAGTGCCTTCGAGCGGCTTGTTGCGGATGACTTCTTCGAGGTTGCGCAGCTTGCCTTCGGCGCGACGCAGTTGCAGACCGTCTCCGTTGCCACCAACGGCAATGCCGGCCGAGTCATAGCCGCGATACTCCAGGCGACGCAGGCCTTCCAATATGACGTTGACCGGCTCTTTTTTGCCGACGTAACCTACAATGCCGCACATACCTTGAACCTCGGAGACGCGTGGGCGCTACGGTATCCGCGCGAGAATTGCGGGGCCGCTATTCTTCGATGGAGTAGCGGTACTCTTCGATCACAGGGTTGGTGAGCACTTCCTTGGCGGCGCGCTCGACCTCGGCCTTTGCCTGGTCGTGGTTCAGGCCGTCCAACTGGATCTCGAAGTACTTGCCCTGGCGCACGTCGGCCAGGCCCTTGTACCCCATTTTGTTCAAAGCCCCGTGAATGGTCTTACCCTGTGGATCGAGCACACTTTTCTTGAGCGAAACGTAGACGTAAGCTTTCATGGCGGAAGATACGATTATAGCGTGGTTTGGGAGGGTCTTTTGAAGATGCGTCGCGTTTTTGCGTTGGTCCTGTTCCTTGCTTCTGCCGGTTCACTCCTGGCGCAGCCGCTACAGCCGAAACAAGGCAAGGCGCTCATGGACCTCACTCACCAGATGATCGAAACCCACCATATTCCCGGCGCCTCGGTCGGAGTTGTAACCAACGGCACCATCACCACGTGGGCTGATGGCCTCGCGGATGTTGAGAACCGAAGCGCTGCGTCGCCGCTCACCCTTTATCGCCTGGCTTCCGTCTCAAAGCCGATCTCGGCGGTCGCCGCGATGACGCTCGTCGAGCAACATAGGCTCGATCTAGACGCCCCGATCCAGAAGTACTGCCCGGCGTTTCCGGAGAAACAGAAGCCGATCACCACACGCGAATTGCTTTCGCATACCTCCGGAGTCCGCCACTACCGCGACGACGAGATGTCGTCGGCATGGACCGAGAACACCAAGCATTACGACAGGCCGAGCGAAGCCTTTGAGATGTTCGCCAGCGATCCGTTGAAGTTCGATCCCGGCACAAAGTTCGGATATTCAACTTACGGCTACACCGTTCTGGGCTGTGTGATCGAAGGTGCGTCCGGCGAGAAGTTCATGGACTACCTGCAGAAGTCGGTGCTCGCGCCCGCCAAGATGACGCAC
This window encodes:
- a CDS encoding HAD family hydrolase, translated to MLDAVIFDCDGVLIDSEVVACRIAAEELTKIGYTISTEDVIRRFIGRTAREMEAEIENEWRQPIPDSFRKAVRERRAEAYATSLTAVSGVVEAVNSLTMPICVASSSSPETLRVGLSAIGLYERFAPNVVSAKMVARGKPEPDVFILAAGWMKASPLNCLVVEDSVPGVRAALRAGMRVLGFFGGSHCSPGHAEALLNAGAFHAFDDMRELPELIAKHE
- the purS gene encoding phosphoribosylformylglycinamidine synthase subunit PurS, with the translated sequence MKAYVYVSLKKSVLDPQGKTIHGALNKMGYKGLADVRQGKYFEIQLDGLNHDQAKAEVERAAKEVLTNPVIEEYRYSIEE
- a CDS encoding P1 family peptidase, with the protein product MHKVVLATALTLLSALGIAQNQTSNERPRAADLGINVGVLPRGPLNAITDVDGVLVGQTTIIRGDNIRTGVTAILPHAGNLYREKVPGAVFVGNGYGKMTGSTQVEELGEIEGPVLLTNTTSVSQVADALTTYMIGLPGNEDVLSFNPVVGETNDGYLNDIRGRHVSPDDVFAAIKSAKGGPVAEGAVGAGTGTVAFGWKGGIGTASRRLPANLGGYTVGVLVQTNFGGVLTIAGAPVGQELGQYYLREELQKAGNGRDRADGSCMIVVATDAPMDSRNLKRLAARAILGLARTGSASSNGSGDYAIAFSTASQNRIRTADKALTRHTETVTNDTMSPLFEATIEATEEAIYNSMLKATTTTGNGHTVKALPIEETKGVLKKYGVIR
- the glmS gene encoding glutamine--fructose-6-phosphate transaminase (isomerizing), whose translation is MCGIVGYVGKKEPVNVILEGLRRLEYRGYDSAGIAVGGNGDGLQLRRAEGKLRNLEEVIRNKPLEGTYGIGHTRWATHGRPTEENAHPHRDCTGRIVVVHNGIVENYVTLKKQLIADGHKFVTETDTEIIAHLIEKYFIGEHVALEDAVRKAVRQLTGVFAVSVISSDEPNKIVAARNGPPAVIGLGEDEFFVASDVPAILHHTRNMFFLHDGDLAVITPNGVKVTDFDGNVLERKPQRVTWDPIQAEKGGFKHFMLKEIYEQPRAVRDTTLGRISLDTGKIFLDEMQITADDFRRFEQVYITACGTSWHAGLAAKFMLERLAKIRVEVDYASEYRYRDPLVGPNDLTILITQSGETADTIAAQRESKAKGSKTLAVCNVVGSMIAREAAGTVYTHAGPEIGVASTKAFTAQLTALFLITLHMAEVRGKISYDDARKYMEELAQLPGKLEHVLKLDAETEELAKKYHRASDFLFLGRGIHYPIALEGALKLKEISYIHAEGYPAGEMKHGPNALIDENLPVVIIATQDTRDANSVLKYEKTISNLQEVKARSGTVIAVATEGDPHIADHADHVVFLPEVPELLSPILEIVPLQLLAYHIAVRRGCDVDQPRNLAKSVTVE
- a CDS encoding serine hydrolase domain-containing protein, with translation MRRVFALVLFLASAGSLLAQPLQPKQGKALMDLTHQMIETHHIPGASVGVVTNGTITTWADGLADVENRSAASPLTLYRLASVSKPISAVAAMTLVEQHRLDLDAPIQKYCPAFPEKQKPITTRELLSHTSGVRHYRDDEMSSAWTENTKHYDRPSEAFEMFASDPLKFDPGTKFGYSTYGYTVLGCVIEGASGEKFMDYLQKSVLAPAKMTHTLQDNLLTIIPNRTRYYDTEKDGTVINAGYMDSSYKLPGGGLISDVTDMSEFMIAMMQHTIVSQSTVDLMWTPVKTSDGKTSGYGLGFGTGDLHGWKTISHTGGQKGTSTIIYMVPEKQFGVVILTNLEGQGDALRETAAKIADEVLSATPKAQ